A portion of the Thermoanaerobaculum aquaticum genome contains these proteins:
- a CDS encoding ABC transporter permease, giving the protein MRVTWLLAFRFLRRRSSPLLAASSRAALVAVALGVAALVVVLALMSGYRAALTQGILAASGHVLVVPAPGESEEELARLFSSRQGVAAVGRTLFVPGLAATSPQAQGEVITLKAADQLPPFVPELSPSGAGPMPVAVGEGLSARLKVKVGDVVFLQLAQPSGRLAYVPARVAAVFSTGFSEFRDSWLFCRFQEMTKHGRGWGSALVEVYLKNPDDAERFAEAWGQELGPRALLRSWSEMNRELFAALRWQKITLALVLSLIVGVGAFEVASALVVLITEKRRELGILLAMGASPSLVRRTVVAAGGLLGVGGVVVGTVFGLGLVGVLAALGIPRFSSELASIYMVSRIPWQVRLGDVLWVVAAGAFEVLLASVAAARPLASRQPAEVLRWV; this is encoded by the coding sequence GTGCGCGTGACCTGGCTCTTGGCCTTTCGCTTTTTGCGCCGGCGGTCAAGCCCGCTTCTTGCGGCCTCTTCCCGGGCAGCGTTGGTGGCGGTGGCTTTGGGCGTGGCTGCGCTGGTGGTGGTGCTGGCGCTCATGTCCGGCTACCGGGCGGCCTTAACCCAGGGCATCTTGGCCGCCAGCGGTCATGTGCTGGTGGTTCCCGCTCCCGGTGAGTCCGAGGAGGAGCTGGCGCGCCTGTTTTCTTCGCGCCAGGGGGTGGCGGCTGTGGGGAGGACGCTGTTCGTTCCCGGTCTTGCGGCAACCTCCCCCCAGGCCCAGGGCGAGGTGATCACGCTGAAAGCCGCTGACCAGCTGCCGCCGTTCGTACCCGAGCTTTCGCCGAGTGGCGCGGGTCCTATGCCGGTGGCGGTGGGGGAGGGGCTTTCGGCCAGGCTCAAGGTAAAGGTTGGGGACGTGGTTTTTCTGCAGCTGGCGCAGCCCTCGGGGCGGCTTGCTTACGTTCCGGCGCGGGTGGCAGCGGTTTTTTCCACGGGGTTTTCCGAGTTTCGGGACAGTTGGCTTTTCTGCCGTTTTCAGGAGATGACGAAGCACGGACGCGGGTGGGGGAGCGCCCTGGTGGAGGTTTACCTCAAAAACCCCGATGATGCCGAGCGCTTTGCCGAGGCGTGGGGGCAGGAGCTGGGCCCAAGGGCGTTGCTGCGCAGCTGGTCAGAGATGAACCGGGAGCTGTTTGCCGCGCTGCGCTGGCAAAAGATCACGCTGGCGCTGGTTTTGTCGCTCATCGTTGGGGTGGGCGCCTTTGAGGTGGCTTCGGCGTTAGTGGTGCTGATCACCGAAAAGCGCCGTGAGTTGGGCATCCTTTTGGCCATGGGCGCTTCTCCCTCCCTGGTGCGCCGCACGGTGGTCGCGGCCGGGGGGCTTTTGGGGGTTGGTGGGGTGGTGGTGGGGACCGTGTTTGGGCTCGGGCTGGTGGGGGTGCTGGCTGCCTTGGGGATTCCCCGCTTTTCCTCTGAGCTGGCCAGCATTTACATGGTCAGCCGCATCCCCTGGCAGGTGCGGCTGGGGGATGTGCTGTGGGTGGTGGCGGCCGGGGCTTTTGAGGTCCTTTTGGCGAGCGTAGCGGCGGCGCGGCCGCTGGCTTCCCGCCAGCCGGCGGAGGTGCTCCGGTGGGTGTAG
- a CDS encoding M23 family metallopeptidase has translation MGVGSEPLWEVQWHGWRGGKVRRFYLTRRRLWQLRVVTVLLVLLVLAVLGALPVGVRGYLEKFTVKTAKQENKRLKQARESLWEQARELTLELAARANRGSRLAWMLGVPAASFDPPPAAEAGAEETLQWLLRESGKLVELGGALANAPQPPCPLGNLPTGMPLDLRQAVPVGLFGIRISPFTGREEPHLGLTWAAPAGTRVLAAGSGLVAFAGTPRERKTNLWTRLGTIVVLDHGGGVWSLYGHLGSVQVRPGQRVLRSQPLGTVGTSGWTRVSALYFEVRWPYQGVSRPVDPLLVQLSLLLPELDQRLANPSASLEAHAVPLTTLAGVKGGREAF, from the coding sequence GTGGGTGTAGGGAGCGAGCCGCTCTGGGAGGTGCAGTGGCACGGCTGGCGGGGAGGAAAAGTGCGCCGCTTTTACCTCACCCGCCGGCGCCTCTGGCAGCTCCGGGTCGTGACGGTTTTGCTTGTGCTACTGGTTCTGGCGGTGCTGGGCGCGTTGCCGGTGGGGGTGCGGGGCTACCTGGAAAAGTTCACGGTGAAGACGGCCAAGCAGGAAAACAAGCGCCTGAAACAGGCTCGCGAAAGCCTCTGGGAGCAAGCACGGGAGCTCACCCTGGAGCTTGCCGCCCGGGCCAACCGCGGCTCGCGCCTGGCCTGGATGCTGGGCGTGCCGGCAGCGTCTTTTGACCCACCCCCCGCCGCTGAAGCGGGAGCGGAAGAAACCCTCCAGTGGCTCTTGCGGGAAAGCGGGAAGCTCGTGGAGCTCGGTGGCGCTTTGGCCAACGCGCCGCAACCTCCCTGTCCTTTGGGTAACTTACCCACCGGTATGCCGTTGGATTTGCGGCAAGCGGTCCCGGTGGGGCTTTTTGGGATTCGCATTTCGCCGTTCACCGGAAGGGAGGAGCCACACCTGGGCTTGACCTGGGCTGCCCCGGCGGGGACGCGGGTGCTGGCCGCCGGCAGCGGCCTGGTGGCCTTTGCCGGCACCCCCAGGGAACGCAAAACCAACCTCTGGACCCGCCTGGGAACCATCGTGGTCTTGGATCACGGCGGAGGCGTGTGGAGCCTTTACGGGCATTTGGGCAGCGTGCAGGTGCGCCCCGGGCAGAGGGTGCTGCGGTCGCAACCCCTGGGTACCGTAGGGACCAGCGGCTGGACGCGGGTTTCCGCTCTGTACTTTGAGGTCCGCTGGCCCTACCAGGGCGTGAGTCGGCCGGTGGACCCGCTTTTGGTGCAGCTATCGCTGCTTTTGCCCGAGCTTGACCAGCGCCTGGCGAATCCTTCTGCCAGCCTCGAGGCCCACGCGGTGCCTTTGACCACGCTTGCCGGTGTCAAGGGCGGGCGGGAGGCCTTTTAG